In a genomic window of Quercus lobata isolate SW786 chromosome 4, ValleyOak3.0 Primary Assembly, whole genome shotgun sequence:
- the LOC115987459 gene encoding serine/threonine-protein kinase-like protein At3g51990, whose translation MGYLSCKAESAISISNSHTPSSNFPSTTHKKPIKIKHFNYCDLEAATNNFSDQKLLGKGSHGYVYKALIHGRQVAVKKPSRTPSLRPDMPASEVDNEIEILSKIHSPRLVNLLGFTTDSENRLLVVEFMSNGTLYDILHSTTRPPGWGRRIRLALHTAKAIDILHSSNPPVIHRDIKSANVLIDRNHNARLGDFGLALRCHVDDYRLRSTPPAGTMGYLDPGYVTPDNLSTKTDVFSFGILLLEIISGRKAIDVGHSPPSIVDWAIPLIKKGKLSAVYDPRIELPKDLVVRKQLVVIAGKCVRSCRERRPTMKEVVGWLSGLSKLVPLHSWNGLNNPCMMVENVGVPVGVGVRDVNSRVESVQGGNLDAVDGKVSRLSMRNSRRVYSDLGFRSNLMELMAGHDGEGDEVEPGSKSANWSAKLGSGRYFHRSCGNESDVLHLKQNQSAGEGSDRFSREDVMSRSNFSSQAAEGVSN comes from the coding sequence aTGGGCTATCTTTCTTGTAAAGCTGAATCAGCCATTTCCATCTCCAATTCCCACACCCCATCTTCAAATTTTCCCAGCACCACTCACAAAAAACCCATCAAGATCAAGCATTTTAACTACTGTGATCTTGAAGCTGCCACCAACAACTTCTCTGATCAAAAGTTGTTGGGAAAAGGCAGCCATGGCTATGTCTACAAGGCCCTCATTCATGGCCGCCAAGTTGCTGTCAAGAAACCGTCTCGAACTCCTTCTCTCAGACCAGATATGCCAGCCAGTGAGGTGGATAATGAGATTGAAATCTTGTCCAAAATCCACAGCCCAAGACTGGTAAATCTACTTGGTTTTACCACTGATTCTGAAAATAGGCTTTTGGTGGTTGAATTCATGAGTAATGGTACTTTGTATGACATTCTTCATTCCACAACTCGACCTCCTGGTTGGGGTCGAAGAATTAGATTAGCTTTGCATACTGCTAAAGCCATTGACATTTTGCATTCATCAAACCCACCTGTAATTCATAGAGATATTAAGTCTGCTAATGTGTTAATAGATAGAAACCATAATGCTCGGTTGGGTGATTTTGGATTAGCACTTAGGTGTCATGTTGATGATTATAGACTAAGGTCTACACCCCCTGCTGGGACTATGGGGTATTTAGACCCTGGCTATGTGACCCCAGATAATTTGAGCACAAAGACTGATGTGTTTAGTTTTGGGATTTTGTTGTTGGAGATTATTAGTGGAAGGAAGGCTATTGATGTTGGGCATTCGCCGCCTTCAATTGTGGATTGGGCAATTCCTCTTATAAAGAAAGGGAAACTTTCTGCTGTTTATGATCCAAGGATTGAACTTCCTAAGGATTTGGTTGTGAGGAAGCAATTGGTAGTGATTGCTGGGAAGTGTGTGAGGTCATGTAGGGAGAGGAGGCCGACAATGAAGGAGGTTGTAGGGTGGCTTAGTGGGTTGAGTAAATTGGTTCCACTTCACTCGTGGAATGGTCTTAATAATCCGTGTATGATGGTAGAGAATGTTGGGGTTCCGGTGGGGGTGGGAGTGAGAGATGTGAATTCGAGAGTGGAGAGTGTGCAAGGAGGAAATTTGGATGCTGTAGATGGGAAAGTTAGTAGGTTGTCAATGAGGAATTCACGGAGAGTGTATTCTGATTTGGGGTTCAGGAGCAACTTGATGGAACTTATGGCTGGTCATGATGGGGAGGGTGATGAGGTTGAGCCTGGTTCTAAATCAGCGAATTGGAGTGCTAAATTAGGTAGTGGAAGATATTTCCACCGGAGTTGTGGTAATGAAAGCGATGTTCTCCATTTGAAGCAAAATCAATCAGCTGGGGAAGGTTCAGACAGATTTTCAAGAGAAGATGTAATGTCTCGTTCGAATTTTAGTTCTCAGGCAGCTGAGGGTGTATCTAATTAA